Part of the Legionella cardiaca genome, CGCCACCCCGCACTGTTTTCAGATGCGCCAGTAACTTGAATTCCTACTACATGGCCATGCAAAGGAGAATCTTGTTCAAAATTTTTAAGAGCCAGACCATACAAGAAAGGATTGCTTGCTTGCAATTTTTGTTCATGGCGCTTAATGTCAGTAACGACTGCACTTAAGGTCATTTCTTTCCCATCACGCTGGATCGTTATTTTAGCTTCGGTACCTACTCGCAATAATCCAATTGTTGATTTAACCTGGGTCGCTTGCGTTATCTTGGTATCGTTGATTTTAGTAATGATATCACCCGGTTTTAAACCAGCCTTTTCTGCGGGGGAATCTTGATTAACCTGAGCAATAATAGCGCCTTGAAAATCTTCAGGGTAACCCATTGCCAGAGCTAATTCAGGGGTTAGATGCTGTACGAAAATCCCCATTAAACCTCGATGAATAGAACCAAATTTAATAAGCTGTTGTGCGACATCCTTTGCCATATTAATGGGGATGGCAAAACCAATACCTACGTTTCCGCCATAAGGTGAAATAATGGCTGTGTTAATTCCAATTAATTCGCCTTTAGAATTAACTAAAGCGCCACCAGAGTTTCCTGGGTTAATTGCAGCGTCAGTTTGAATAAAATTCTCTACACCTTCGATGTTTAGGTCGCTACGTTTTGTCGCGCTGATAATTCCAAAGGTTGCTGTTTGACTATTACCAAAACTATTTAAACCAAAGGGATTACCAATTGCTACAACAAAGTCACCAACTTCAACGTTGTCGGAATTACCAATAGGCAAACTTTTCAAATTTTTCGCATCAATTTTTAAAACAGCAATATCGGTGTCACTGTCACCGCCAATAAGTTTTGCTTTTAAACGGCGACCATCATTTAATGTCACTGTAATGAGAGAAGCATTACGGATAACATGGTCATTCGTAATAATGATTCCATTTTGTGGATCAACAATTACACCTGAACCAATACTTTGAAATTTTCTTGGTTTATCAGGCAGTTGCTGCGGGGACTGAGATTCTTGATTTGCTTCCTCCTCATCATCGCTGGGGGCTGTATTTGGGAGAAAACCTTGTACGGCAACGTTGACAATAGCGGGCATTGTATTTTTAAGAATGGGTGCCCAAGTTGCCAGAGGCTTTGCTTCTTCTGCTACTGCAGCGAAAGAAAAAAAAGTTAAAAGCAAGATGGATACTGCTATACGAAGTTTACTAGTCATGTCATTTGTTCCAATTTTTTTCATTAAACCAAATAAGTGTTGCCATTCTACCTGTTTGTGGCTGTCTACGATAGGAATAGAATTTATTGTTTTGTTCAAATGTACACGCATTTGATTGATAAACAGCCAAAACATCAGCATTATTCAAAACACGTTCTGCAAGCTTGGGTAGATTAGCATGCCATTTTTCACCTTTGCGGCGAAAATCCTGAGGGGAGAATGTGTAGCGACTTTCATAAATCTGTAAAACTTCATCGCCAACTTCAAAACAAGATTGACAGATAGCAGGGCCAATCCAGGCCATGAGCTGAGAAGGAGAACTTTGCATTTTGCTAATTGTATTTTCAACAATCCCATTCACTAAACCGCGCCATCCAGCATGAATTGCAGCAATCTCATTGCCTTCTTGATTACATAGTAGAATGGGGAGGCAGTCGGCAGTTAGAATTGCCAGAGGTTGTCCTGGATTTCGTGTGATTGCTGCATCCGCTGTTCGATTAGGTTCCTCATCGACACAGACACAAAGATTACTATGTATTTGTTCTAACCAGGCGGGTTCCATGGAAAGCCCTAGCTCCGTACTTAGTTGCTGACGATTTAAAGAAACGTCAGCGATGCTGTCGCCTACGTGTAAAGCAAGATTATTTTTATCGTAGGGTGGTTGGCTAAATCCCTCACAACGTGAGGTGGTTAATCCATGTATATTAGCTGGTGCTTTCCAGTTAGCATAAAGTTTAGTCAAGATGATTATCCAATGTTTGGAGAAGACGCTGAAAATCATCTGGTAAAGGCGCTTCAAACGTCATTTCTTCTTCTGTTACAGGGTGGACGAATGACAAGCTGGATGCATGCAGTGCTTGCCGCTGGAATCCTTGTAAAATATCTCTTAACTCTTGCGTTGGTTGAGCGGGGAAACGCATTCTCCCTCCATATAACTGATCACCCACCACTGGGTGATTGATATAAGCCATGTGCACCCGAATTTGATGGGTACGTCCGGTTAAGAGCTCTACATCGAGCAAGGTATAATCATGATATTGTTTGCGAATAGAGTAAAGGGTAATCGCTTGCCTACCTTGTTGACAAACAGCCATTTTCAGACGGTTTCTAGGGTGTCTACCATAAAATGTATCGATTTCACCACCAGAAATTAAATGGCCTTGTACTAAAGTGATATAACAACGATGTATTTCTCGCGCTTGCATTTGTCTAACAAGATTTGTATGCGCGACTAAGGATTTGGCAATAACGAGTAGTCCCGTTGTATCTTTATCAAGTCGATGAATGATACCCGCACGAGGTAAGCTTGCAAGCTGAGAAGCATGATGCAGCAGCGCATTGACCAGAGTATGCTCGCGATTTCCAGCACCTGGATGAACGACCAGGCCTGCAGGTTTGTTGATAACTAGCAAATGTTCATCTTCATAAACGATATTCAAAGGGATATCTTCTGGAAGGGAGGGAAGGGTATTTGATTGAGAGAACTCCACCTGCATGTCGATTTCGTCCCCATCCGCTACTTTATCTTTAGGTTTGCAATGACGTTGATTTAAGGTAATGGCGCCTTGTTTTAACCAGGTACTCAACTGCGAGCGAGAATAATCAGGGAACAATTGGGCTAAGACGATATCAATTCGTTGCCCATGATATTCTCGCGGAATAACAATGTGCTTGGAAATAGAATCACTCATGCAGTTGCAAACTCATCGATTAATCTGCCACGTAATGAATTAGGTAATGCCTCACTAATTGAAACATTTACAAATTGACCTATCAGGGTTGTAGGGCCATCAAAATTTACTACCCGATTACATTCCGTACGCCCAGCTAATTGCTGTGGATTTTTTTTGGAATTTCCCGTCACCAGAATACGTTGCGTGCTTCCTATCATGGAGTGACTATAATGGGACGCTTGTACGAGCAGGCGATTCTGTAATATTTGTAATCGCTGCTTCTTGACTTCCATTGGTGTTTCGTCAGCTAAATTAGCAGCGGGAGTGCCAGGGCGAGGACTATAAATAAAGCTAAAAGAGGTATCAAAGCCAATTTCATGAACCAAATCCATTGTGGCCTGAAAATCATCATCTGTTTCACCTGGAAAGCCTACAATAATATCTGTGGATAGGCGAATATCAGGACGCACTTTGCGCAACTTGCGAATCTTTGATTTAAATTCCATCGCTGTATAGCCGCGTTTCATCATACTAAGAATTTTATCAGAGCCACTTTGCACTGGTAGATGCAAATGGTTGGCAAGTTCTGGAATTTCCGCATAGGCATTGATTAAATTATCAGAGAATGCCAATGGGTGAGACGTTGTGAAGCGAATTCTTCCTATTCCATCGATTGCGGCAAGGTAATGAATTAATAGCGCTAAGTCAGCAATGTCGCCATTATTCATTGGTCCACGATAATCATTTACATTTTGCCCTAAGAGATTGATTTCGCGTACGCCTTGGGCTGCAAGCTGGTAGCATTCTGCCAAAACATCATCAAAAGGCCTGCTAATTTCTTCGCCACGTGTATAGGGGACCACGCAATAACTACAGTATTTACTGCATCCTTCCATAATAGAAACAAAAGCAACCGGACCTTCAGCACGAGGCGCTGGGAGGTGGTCGAATTTTTCTATTTCAGGAAAACTGATATCAACCACTGCTTTTTTAGTGTTTAAACGTTCGTTTAATAAACCAGGTAGGCGATGCAATGTTTGTGGGCCAAAAACCAAATCAACAAAAGGAGCTCTTTTAATAATATCAGCACCTTCCTGGCTGGCGACACACCCACCGACACCAATCACTACGTGAGGATTTTTCTGTTTATATTCGCGCCATTGACCTAATTGAGAAAATACCTTTTCCTGCGCTTTTTCACGGATAGAGCATGTATTTAGCAGAATTACATCAGCTTCTTCAACATTCTCTGTCTTTTCCAGACCATGGGACTGAAGGAGAACTTCTGCCATTTTAGATGAATCATACTCATTCATCTGGCAGCCATTGGTTTTTATATAAAGTTTTTTTGCCATAATATCATCTACTTTTTAAAGCTTAATTTATTTATCTTGCACAGATTGGCAATAAGTTTCTTTAACGCGAGGCAATATCAATAAAGAAATGAGCATGCCTGCGGGTAATAAAGCCAATGCCACGTGATAGGCTTCTAAGGGATAAACACGGACTTTATCAACAATTTCACCCTGCCACATTCTATCAAGAATAAAGCCAATAATAGGTTGAGCTAAGGCAATGCCAACCATATTCATCATATTCATGAAACTTAAGCCAGTCGCTACATAGCGTTTACTACACAGTTCTTTTGCTACGGCAAAAGCAGGGAGAAATCCGGCTGAAAAAATACCGAAGCTAAACAGCAACAGCTGCATTACCCACCCGGACTGAATATTAACATAAATAAAAAGTAAACTTGTAATCAATGCACCGATACAACCGATATACATTGGTGGCTTTCTTAATCCAATACGATTGGAAAAAATTCCCCATAATGGACTGGCAATTGCCCAGCCAACAAATACAAGAGAGATATAGTTTGCAGCAGTTGCTTTTGCCAGGTTCATTTTAAACATTAAAAAAGGAACACCCCATAAACCGCAAAAGACGGGGGTAGCCATATACATTAAGCCACCATAAGTGGCGACGAGCCATAGCTGACGATTCTTTACGATGGTTAGCAAACTAGCCATGAGTGGCTCTTCGTCTGTAAGGTGATGACGAGGTACTTTCTTATGAGGAGAGTCTTTGGCAATCACCAAAATTAATATGGCTAATACAATCCCTACTGATCCCATAATAATCATACTCTTGCGCCAGCCATAAGCATCGATCAATAAGGCTAAGGGTGCTTCACCACCAATGGCTCCCAACATGCCAATCGTCACCATCATTCCAGTCAGTAGAGCAAAACGTTGTGCCGGGAACCAGTTAGCAGCAAGTTTCATCGAGCCTACGGCTGCGAAAGCTGAACCAAAACCTATCATCAAGCGAGCAACACAAGCCATGAAAAAATTGCTGGTGAGACCAAATGCAATTGTACTCACTGCACAAATAGCTGTTGCGATAGTAAGTAAGCGATGTGGACCGAAATAATCCATTAACACACCGCCGGGTAGTTGCATAGCTGCATAGGAGTAGAAGTAAATACCAGATAAAATGCCAAGAGTTTGACTGGTAACGGCAAAATCGCGCATTAATTCGTTGCTCATTACGCTAGGGGATACTTGAAGCAAGCACTCATAAAAATAGAATAGGCAACCTAATCCCCATACAATCCAGGGCAGTAGAGTATTAAAAGAGGGATGACTCTGGTTTGCCTGTTGGGTGCTGCTGTAATCCATCGACTTTTTTACTCCTGTTATTTGGTTGAACTATAATTATTACAACTCAATGAGTTATACAATTGGCAAAAAATGAAAATATTATCACCCTGACTACTAATTGTCTATTATGTATTCAATATATGGTGGAATATATTGCTAGTAAGGAATAAGAAATGGATTTCAAGAATAGTTATTTTCCAATAGGCTACATTTCTACTGAAACCGGTGTGAATCCTGTTACATTACGTGCTTGGGAACGCCGTTATGGTTTAATTCAACCAAAAAGAACTGTTAAAGGGCATCGCTTGTATAGTGCTGATGATGTCATTTTAATTAAGCAAATTTTGTTTTTAATGAGTAAAGGGCATGCTGTTTCTAAAATAAAACCGTTACTACACGATGGTAGCGGTACACTTTGCCATGCTATTCCGATTGATAATTTAGAGTCCTGTTTTCAGAGAGTTGCTAACGCGCTGGAAAATTTAGACCAGAAAGAACTTAATAATGAATTGAATACATTATACTCTATTTACCCCACTGAACAATTCGCTGATGATGTCTATCCTCTATTAATTAATTACCTGGAGAATGAGGTATGGTTAGGGAGGACATGCATAAGTGCAAAACGAATTCAGTTATTTGATTTAATAGCAATAAAACTCTATCAAAATCTTTATCAATCTAAGAGAAAAACACCTAAAAAAAACTACTTGGTGGTAGGATTTTTACCAATATTTGGATTGCAACAAGTTGCCCATGTTCACGGATTATTGATTGCAAATATTTTAAGAGCTTATGATCATCAGGTTGATTTTTTATCTTCAGTAGAAACTGTCGCTGAATTATTTAATCTTAGCCGACAAGTTCCTTCAAGAACCCTGATTATTTATACAACAGCGGATAATTTTACATTGAAAAATATGTTGCATGACATAGAAATAAGAAATCTTGCTAATATTGCTATTAGTTTAGTCCCTACAAATAATTCCTTTCT contains:
- a CDS encoding Do family serine endopeptidase; this translates as MTSKLRIAVSILLLTFFSFAAVAEEAKPLATWAPILKNTMPAIVNVAVQGFLPNTAPSDDEEEANQESQSPQQLPDKPRKFQSIGSGVIVDPQNGIIITNDHVIRNASLITVTLNDGRRLKAKLIGGDSDTDIAVLKIDAKNLKSLPIGNSDNVEVGDFVVAIGNPFGLNSFGNSQTATFGIISATKRSDLNIEGVENFIQTDAAINPGNSGGALVNSKGELIGINTAIISPYGGNVGIGFAIPINMAKDVAQQLIKFGSIHRGLMGIFVQHLTPELALAMGYPEDFQGAIIAQVNQDSPAEKAGLKPGDIITKINDTKITQATQVKSTIGLLRVGTEAKITIQRDGKEMTLSAVVTDIKRHEQKLQASNPFLYGLALKNFEQDSPLHGHVVGIQVTGASENSAGWRAGLRPGDIIIAANKQATPSVRALQTIAQQQNKQLLVQVLRGPGALYLLIV
- the pgeF gene encoding peptidoglycan editing factor PgeF gives rise to the protein MTKLYANWKAPANIHGLTTSRCEGFSQPPYDKNNLALHVGDSIADVSLNRQQLSTELGLSMEPAWLEQIHSNLCVCVDEEPNRTADAAITRNPGQPLAILTADCLPILLCNQEGNEIAAIHAGWRGLVNGIVENTISKMQSSPSQLMAWIGPAICQSCFEVGDEVLQIYESRYTFSPQDFRRKGEKWHANLPKLAERVLNNADVLAVYQSNACTFEQNNKFYSYRRQPQTGRMATLIWFNEKNWNK
- the rluD gene encoding 23S rRNA pseudouridine(1911/1915/1917) synthase RluD yields the protein MSDSISKHIVIPREYHGQRIDIVLAQLFPDYSRSQLSTWLKQGAITLNQRHCKPKDKVADGDEIDMQVEFSQSNTLPSLPEDIPLNIVYEDEHLLVINKPAGLVVHPGAGNREHTLVNALLHHASQLASLPRAGIIHRLDKDTTGLLVIAKSLVAHTNLVRQMQAREIHRCYITLVQGHLISGGEIDTFYGRHPRNRLKMAVCQQGRQAITLYSIRKQYHDYTLLDVELLTGRTHQIRVHMAYINHPVVGDQLYGGRMRFPAQPTQELRDILQGFQRQALHASSLSFVHPVTEEEMTFEAPLPDDFQRLLQTLDNHLD
- the miaB gene encoding tRNA (N6-isopentenyl adenosine(37)-C2)-methylthiotransferase MiaB; the protein is MAKKLYIKTNGCQMNEYDSSKMAEVLLQSHGLEKTENVEEADVILLNTCSIREKAQEKVFSQLGQWREYKQKNPHVVIGVGGCVASQEGADIIKRAPFVDLVFGPQTLHRLPGLLNERLNTKKAVVDISFPEIEKFDHLPAPRAEGPVAFVSIMEGCSKYCSYCVVPYTRGEEISRPFDDVLAECYQLAAQGVREINLLGQNVNDYRGPMNNGDIADLALLIHYLAAIDGIGRIRFTTSHPLAFSDNLINAYAEIPELANHLHLPVQSGSDKILSMMKRGYTAMEFKSKIRKLRKVRPDIRLSTDIIVGFPGETDDDFQATMDLVHEIGFDTSFSFIYSPRPGTPAANLADETPMEVKKQRLQILQNRLLVQASHYSHSMIGSTQRILVTGNSKKNPQQLAGRTECNRVVNFDGPTTLIGQFVNVSISEALPNSLRGRLIDEFATA
- a CDS encoding MFS transporter produces the protein MDYSSTQQANQSHPSFNTLLPWIVWGLGCLFYFYECLLQVSPSVMSNELMRDFAVTSQTLGILSGIYFYSYAAMQLPGGVLMDYFGPHRLLTIATAICAVSTIAFGLTSNFFMACVARLMIGFGSAFAAVGSMKLAANWFPAQRFALLTGMMVTIGMLGAIGGEAPLALLIDAYGWRKSMIIMGSVGIVLAILILVIAKDSPHKKVPRHHLTDEEPLMASLLTIVKNRQLWLVATYGGLMYMATPVFCGLWGVPFLMFKMNLAKATAANYISLVFVGWAIASPLWGIFSNRIGLRKPPMYIGCIGALITSLLFIYVNIQSGWVMQLLLFSFGIFSAGFLPAFAVAKELCSKRYVATGLSFMNMMNMVGIALAQPIIGFILDRMWQGEIVDKVRVYPLEAYHVALALLPAGMLISLLILPRVKETYCQSVQDK
- a CDS encoding MerR family transcriptional regulator; its protein translation is MDFKNSYFPIGYISTETGVNPVTLRAWERRYGLIQPKRTVKGHRLYSADDVILIKQILFLMSKGHAVSKIKPLLHDGSGTLCHAIPIDNLESCFQRVANALENLDQKELNNELNTLYSIYPTEQFADDVYPLLINYLENEVWLGRTCISAKRIQLFDLIAIKLYQNLYQSKRKTPKKNYLVVGFLPIFGLQQVAHVHGLLIANILRAYDHQVDFLSSVETVAELFNLSRQVPSRTLIIYTTADNFTLKNMLHDIEIRNLANIAISLVPTNNSFLHSPDNRVLLPQRFSEIYGALNRLA